From a single Arachis hypogaea cultivar Tifrunner chromosome 3, arahy.Tifrunner.gnm2.J5K5, whole genome shotgun sequence genomic region:
- the LOC112790328 gene encoding probable WRKY transcription factor 17: MAVDLVGVPRMRMEQQEQVAIQEAASAGLKSMEHLIRLLSSQSQSHSPSTSSSPLPNNNNNLNCSQLTDFTVSKFKQVINILNRTGHARFRRAPPQQQPSPPPQAQPGTTTAFTLDFHKPTILNSKPAVNKDVDQEMELSISPPVSTTTSSTFMSSITGDASVSDGKIGPFLTLPAPPPPPVASGKPPLSSSHRKRCHDATLSGKASSSAHCHCSKRRKSRVKRTIRVPAISSKIADIPPDEFSWRKYGQKPIKGSPYPRGYYKCSTVRGCPARKHVERAQDDPKMLIVTYEGEHRHNPQPHSPETAGTPAVTSAGGFSLRSC; encoded by the exons ATGGCAGTGGATCTGGTAGGAGTTCCACGGATGAGGATggaacaacaagaacaagttgCAATTCAAGAAGCTGCTTCGGCTGGCTTGAAGAGCATGGAGCATCTCATTCGCCTcctctcttctcaatctcaatctcATTCTCCTTCTACTTCCTCTTCCCCTCTCCCCAACAATAATAACAACCTCAACTGCTCCCAACTAACCGACTTCACAGTTTCCAAGTTCAAGCAAGTCATCAACATCCTTAACCGCACTGGCCACGCCCGCTTCCGCCGCGCACCACCACAACAACAGCCTTCCCCTCCCCCTCAGGCCCAGCCTGGAACCACCACCGCCTTCACACTAGATTTCCACAAGCCCACCATTCTGAACTCCAAGCCCGCCGTCAACAAGGATGTCGACCAAGAAATGGAACTTAGTATTTCCCCTCCTGTTTCCACCACTACCTCCTCCACCTTCATGTCCTCCATCACCGGCGATGCTAGCGTCTCCGACGGCAAGATTGGCCCCTTCCTTACCCTTCCAGCTCCGCCTCCCCCTCCCGTTGCCTCCGGAAAAcctcctctctcttcttctcacCGGAAAAGGTGCCATGACGCAACCCTCTCCGGAAAAGCCTCCTCCTCCGCTCATTGCCATTGCTCCAAGAGAAG GAAATCACGTGTGAAACGAACGATCCGTGTGCCGGCTATAAGTTCGAAGATCGCCGATATACCGCCTGACGAATTCTCGTGGAGAAAGTACGGTCAGAAACCGATCAAGGGCTCACCTTACCCTCG TGGTTACTATAAGTGCAGCACCGTGAGAGGATGTCCGGCCAGGAAGCATGTGGAGAGAGCACAAGACGATCCGAAGATGCTAATAGTGACGTACGAAGGGGAACACCGTCACAATCCGCAGCCACACTCGCCGGAAACTGCCGGCACTCCCGCCGTCACCTCTGCTGGTGGTTTTAGCCTCCGGTCGTGTTGA